The genomic interval AGTCGTCAGGTTTATGATCTTCTATTAGCATACTGGTTTTCCTTGATGTTGTCTTGTAGTCGTTCTGCATAGGTGTTTCAACTTTCTGGTTGTGACACTGTACTTTTACTGCAGTTGATAGAGTTGCTATCTGTTCGGGCTCCTTCAGCTGAGAAAAAACTGAAACTTTTGAAAGAAATTGCTGAAGAGCATGAACTGGATTGGGATCCTACCGCATCTGAAGTTGAAATTTTCAAACCACATTAAGATCTGCTGGTAAGTTAAACGCTGACTGGCCACACTTTTGTCTTGTTATTTTCCCTTTCTCTTTTTACCTGTATCTGATTTAAATCTGATCTCTTTGTTAGAACGGTCCAACACAGTTTGTCAGTGGGTCTACGTTGCCACTTCCCAAAGAAAAACATGACGAGTCATTGTACTGTGCTCCTGATCAAGCTCAGAAAGAACAGCCTGATTCTGATGATGGTTTGGACAGTTTAGAATTTCCTGAAGTTCCTAAAGTATCAGTTAGACCCAATGACAGTACAGCCTCAGCACCTGTGATGGCTCCACAATTTCCAACCCCACCACACCCTGAAATTGATGAGAACTCTGAAGTCGTTGGACATCGATCCGAAGAGCCGTCCGTGAAGcctgaagaagaaagagcaaTGGAAAACAAACTGGAATCTGATGCTTCACTTGGTCATGGGGATTATGTACAGTTTTTGCCATTTATCTCTCCGCCATCTCTTTCGTCTGCATCATTTCCTGCGAGACAGACAAATCCTCCTCCACCCTCTCTTTCAAGAAGAAAGAGTGAGGTCAATGTAGATATGCAAGATGTGTTAGCTGCTGCTCAGGCTGCTGCAGATTCAGCAGAATGTGCGGCAGCAGCAGCTCGCTCAGCAGCTAGTCTTGCACAGGTAAGAATAAATGAGCTGACCAAGAAAAACAATGAAGAAGTATCTGAGAGTAGCTGTGAAAACCCATTTCATGAAGACATTCCTAGTCAGTCAGCTACTAAAGAACAGCCAGattttgatc from Argentina anserina chromosome 2, drPotAnse1.1, whole genome shotgun sequence carries:
- the LOC126785063 gene encoding LOW QUALITY PROTEIN: uncharacterized protein LOC126785063 (The sequence of the model RefSeq protein was modified relative to this genomic sequence to represent the inferred CDS: substituted 1 base at 1 genomic stop codon), with amino-acid sequence MSMLDSFFNKGFKAAKCKTLLKLTIPRIKLLRNRRDIQIKQMRRDIAKLLETGQEATARIRVEHIIREENMMAAQEIIELYSELIAVRLPIIESQRECPLDLKEAISSLCFAAPRCADLPELLQVQMLFVSKYGKEFVSAATELMPDCGVSRQLIELLSVRAPSAEKKLKLLKEIAEEHELDWDPTASEVEIFKPHXDLLNGPTQFVSGSTLPLPKEKHDESLYCAPDQAQKEQPDSDDGLDSLEFPEVPKVSVRPNDSTASAPVMAPQFPTPPHPEIDENSEVVGHRSEEPSVKPEEERAMENKLESDASLGHGDYVQFLPFISPPSLSSASFPARQTNPPPPSLSRRKSEVNVDMQDVLAAAQAAADSAECAAAAARSAASLAQVRINELTKKNNEEVSESSCENPFHEDIPSQSATKEQPDFDHIISHGNSGGAITSPEPPQVHEYGQGLETSNLSFMDSDKEDFDSPLPNDHVLEQPGHPQPQRLTSMDDDSYFSYPNLFTSGNNVGSGAHSPTDNSHSQEQ